ACGTAGTGGCAGGAATACTTAGTACAAGTTTACGTTGTATCGTGGTGGCGAGAGACAGGTTTAGGCAAAGAGAAACATAACGCATATGCGGCCAACCCCAAACACCAAGCCACAACGAACAAACCCCAGAACTCAACGAAACTCCCTATCAGCAAGGACGCTGATAGCAAGAAAGTTACCACCAATAGAATATTCATGATGGTTGCCAGATAACGGTTTGCCTTGAAGCTTTTTCCCCAAAAAACAAACACGCAAAGGTTAATCGCCGCGACCTGCCGACTGTAGTACCTATCGAGATACATCGCGAGCCAGAATCCCCACAGTGAGCCCACTGCTATGTCGAGCCAAGTCTCAAACATCGAGCCTCCAAAACATGAAACTGTTTCCACCCGAGCTTAAAAAATTGATGTTTGGGTGGAATGCGTAACACAGTGTAAGCCTTGCGCAACCAGTTACATGTCTCATTATGGAGACTATGAGTGTCACGATGCTTACCGCAAGTAACTGAATTAAAGGACAACAGTTTGAACATCAATTTGCGATGAGTTAGCTCCCAATGCACATGGAAATCCCTGTGTCGCTGTGCGACTATGCCTTTACAAGCAATGCCTCCGACAAGAAGTCGCCCAAGCACAGAATCAACACAGGAGTTATACGTGCGCATATCTGCCCCCATCGTCGAATCACTGGATAACATCCTTCCCGAAGAACCTTTGTTGATGATGGGCGCTGGCCCTGTGCCAATTCCTGCCAAAGTCGCCGCCGCCAACGGTATTGTGATTAACCACCTTGGTGAGACCATGTCACGTATCATCGACCAGGTTAAATCCATGTCACGCTATGTATTCCAGACCGAGTCTTCACACATTCTTGGTGTTGCAGGTCCAGGGTCTGCGGCGATGGAAATGGCGGTCGCTAATCTGGTTGCGCCAGGTGACAAGGTGCTGTCTGTCAGCAATGGCTTTTTCAGCGGCCGTTTGGCGGAAATGTCTGAACGTGTTGGTGGAGAAGTCACCCGCTATACCATCGCTGAAAGGCAAGCAGCGAACCCTGAGGAGATCGCCAAAGCGGTTGCCGAAATACAGCCCAAAGTACTTACTATCGTTCAGGGTGAAACCTCCAATACGGTTTGTAATGGAGCGCTGCCGGAAATCTGTAGTGCAGCGAAAGAGGCAGGATGTCTGGTGATTGTTGACGCTGTCTGTACCCTCAGCACCATGCCCCTCAACATGGATGAATGGGGAGTGGATGCCGTAATCACAGGTGGCCAGAAAGGCTTGAGCTGCATTCCCGGCGTTTCACTGGTGGCCTTCTCTGAGCTAGCCTGGGACAAAATTACCAAACGGGAAGATACGCTTCGTCACTGGTGTCTTGATGCAAAGCTGGCGGACAAATTCTGGTATCAAAGCTCCTACCATTACACCGCGCCGGTTTCAGGCATTATGGCCATTCATGAAGCACTGCGACTGATTTGCGATGAAACCTTAGAAAAGCGCTTTGACCGCCACCTCAAATGCTCCCTTGCCCTTCAGGCTGGTATTCAAGGTCTCGGGCTTTCCCTTTATGCCGACAAAGCCTCGCGACTGAACTCTGTCGTAGGTATCAATGTGCCGGAGGGGTTGAACCAGAAAGAGATTCTGGCGGCGATTTCACGAGATTTCAAAGTGGAGATATCAGGGTCATTTGGTCTGAACATTGTTCGAATCGGACAAATGGGCGAGCAATGCCGCGTGCACAACATCTTCCGTACTATCCACGCTTTAGGTTCGACTATCCAAAGACTCGGTGGCGAAGCAAACTTACCGTTAGGTGTGGCAATGTTGGAAAAAACGTTGCAGGAGTACCAGCCACAGTTTGGCTGACAGGAGTAGATCGGAAGGTTCAGGGTGACGTCAAGTTGGGTTGAAACGGCTCGCCATCGATATGCATAACGCCATCCTCAAGGGTGATAACAAACTCATGGTTTGGCGAATATTCTCTGCCTTCTGAGCCAAGATGTAAGTACTCGCTATCAAATTCGTAGAGGTGGGTGACCGCTATCCTAACCAGCTTACGGTTCCTCATGTAGCGTAGCAGGTTGCCATAAGCACTTCGCAGCGCCGCATTGTTCTCACCCTCACCAAGAAAGTAAATGCTGTAGGCGCGGGCTAACATCAAAGCCAGCGTTTTTGAGCCGTCATCGTTTTGCATGCCAAGGCTTTCTGGCTCAACTTCATGGTCATCTTTGATGGCTAACACGTTGCAATCAAATTCTCCCAAATACACCAGTAAATCGGTATCAGAAGACATATGTTTTGACGCTTCATTAATCAATGCAGAAACCATAGACTGTGCCCCCTCCCAGTAGGGTGAAGGTGAACTGCCGCTCGCCACAACTTTGCTTTCCACATGAATATCAATACCCGTACCAAAAAGGAAATCATGAACTGAGAGCGTGACGTCTTCGTTTTTGCTTGTCAGTAAGGTGACAAACTTAGGCTCAAGCAAGACTTTGGGATGCGGTGTATTTTCGAAAAAGTGGTCGCCCAGCTTCACAGCCGCCGAGACCTTGCGTTGTTCTTTGCCAACCAGAAAGTGGAACGTGGTTTTTTTGGTCAGGAAATTGTAGCGAGGGCGTTTAAATATATTGAAGCGCACTTTCTCACGGCTACAGAGCAAAAATAGATGAGGTTCTGAAAGCTTTTGATCGAGATGGTTTTTCAGGTTGGCACGGTAATCGACCACATATTGGCTAAGTTTACGGATTTCCTGCGAAAAGCGTTCGTCCTTAAGCAAGTCGCACCACAAAATATCCGAGCCAGTCAGTTCCGAATGGCAACTCACCAGCGCTGGATTTTCGATTAATCGAAGTGCCGCAACCACATCCCTATCCTTATGTTTACGCAGTCATTTTAAGCGTAGTGGATATTCGCCTGATCACCCATGAATTTTGCCGGATTGAGATCTGTGATATCCGCGTGCAACGCGGCGCTGCAAGGGCTGTTGGTATGGTATACCTAAAAATATCGGATTCAACGAGGTTGAGTACTATCTTCAGCTTATTGGTAACGCTCAAGCAGGTCATTCATTGTCAGCGGCTTGGCATAGAAATAGCCCTGCTGGTACTGACAACCACGCTGATTGAGAAAATCGACCTGTTTTACGTTCTCGACACCTTCCGCCACGATGGCGATATTCAGGCGGTGTGCAAGCTCAATGATAGACTCCAACACCGGCGCATTGACCGAATCTACCCCAACGGTATCGACAAAACACTTATCAATTTTTAGGTAGTCGATATTCAGTCGTTGAAGCATGGATAGGGAGGTGTGCCCAACGCCAAAATCATCGATCGCCACTTCCACTCCAAGCAGGCGAGCAGTGTCGATTTGTGCAATCGCCGCTTCATCCAGTAGCTGTCGTTCGGTGACCTCCAAAGTGATAGCAACCGGCAAACTCTCGAAGGTATTCATCAAGCTCGACAGCGTGCTTTCAAAATGAGGGCACATTATAAATTCAGGCGGCACGTTGATACCCAAATGATAGGTTTTGTCAGTACTTAATAGCGCCATATCCTGCGCTGCTCGCGCAAAAACATAGTAGGTGAACTCAATACCTAGCTGATTTTGCTCAATGGCAGGAATAAAAATATCCGGCCCAACGGCTCCCATTTTCGGGTGCTGCCAACGTGCCAATGCCTCAAAGCCGTACAGCTCTCCCACAGCGTCGCAGACAGGTTGATAAACCAAGTAAAACTCGCCGCGCTTAAGACCTGACTTAATCTCCTCCACCAGCGAGTAGCGCGGTTTCAAACGCATGATCACCAAATGGATA
The nucleotide sequence above comes from Grimontia kaedaensis. Encoded proteins:
- a CDS encoding pyridoxal-phosphate-dependent aminotransferase family protein yields the protein MRISAPIVESLDNILPEEPLLMMGAGPVPIPAKVAAANGIVINHLGETMSRIIDQVKSMSRYVFQTESSHILGVAGPGSAAMEMAVANLVAPGDKVLSVSNGFFSGRLAEMSERVGGEVTRYTIAERQAANPEEIAKAVAEIQPKVLTIVQGETSNTVCNGALPEICSAAKEAGCLVIVDAVCTLSTMPLNMDEWGVDAVITGGQKGLSCIPGVSLVAFSELAWDKITKREDTLRHWCLDAKLADKFWYQSSYHYTAPVSGIMAIHEALRLICDETLEKRFDRHLKCSLALQAGIQGLGLSLYADKASRLNSVVGINVPEGLNQKEILAAISRDFKVEISGSFGLNIVRIGQMGEQCRVHNIFRTIHALGSTIQRLGGEANLPLGVAMLEKTLQEYQPQFG
- a CDS encoding EAL domain-containing protein; protein product: MKRNGRDLVYYLTLVCVPMFFAVLLGLYFSKLSIDKHVDDFGVIYLKTLERKIESLTNQVRVVTSDDSNCDSIKRRLELWPSIHDFVTVQNGQVMCQSDTVFDWVAPSLLTADLTPGIHSYPRAGSAGKERVVVVVSQDKVNPASLGMAVVSLAEFIAYMDISDSLQYEKLAVWVGDKCLFNRSQYNLENMQYFKSQRFHVELGVEPADNYVRYSMLMFTLSSIPLGLLMSLFIHLVIMRLKPRYSLVEEIKSGLKRGEFYLVYQPVCDAVGELYGFEALARWQHPKMGAVGPDIFIPAIEQNQLGIEFTYYVFARAAQDMALLSTDKTYHLGINVPPEFIMCPHFESTLSSLMNTFESLPVAITLEVTERQLLDEAAIAQIDTARLLGVEVAIDDFGVGHTSLSMLQRLNIDYLKIDKCFVDTVGVDSVNAPVLESIIELAHRLNIAIVAEGVENVKQVDFLNQRGCQYQQGYFYAKPLTMNDLLERYQ